A window of the Butyricimonas faecalis genome harbors these coding sequences:
- the gyrA gene encoding DNA gyrase subunit A, giving the protein MENVGEKIIKINIEEEMKSSYIDYSMSVIVSRALPDVRDGLKPVQRRVLYGMSELGVTSGKPFKKSARIVGEVLGKYHPHGDSSVYMAMVRMAQSWSLRYPLVDGQGNFGSVDGDSPAAMRYTEARLMKVTEDTLVDLDKDTVDMIPNFDESLKEPSVLPTRIPLLLVNGASGIAVGMATNMPPHNLSDTVDAICAYIDDPDIEIDDLIRIIKAPDFPTGGTIYGYAGVKEAYHTGRGRVVVRSKTSVETTPHGREKLIVHEIPYMVNKAELISRIADLVNEKKIDGISNINDESDRSGMRIVIDLKKDAIANVVLNTLLKHTALQTSFGVNNIALVGGRPRLLNLKDLIRLFVEHRHDVITRRTRFELKQAEDRAHILEGLIIASDHIDEVIRIIRASKTPDEAKNNLIERFSLTEIQARAIVEMRLRQLTGLEQDKLRAEYDDIMKLIEHLKEILASLELRMQIIKEELLQVKAQYSDERKTDIVYASEEFNPEDFYADEEMVITISHMGYIKRTPLSEYKVQNRGGVGSKGSATRDEDFLEHMIMATMHNTMLFFTEKGKCFWLKVWEIPEGTKQSKGRAIQNLLNIEPDDKVKAYINILNLKDEEYINNNYIVLCSKQGIVKKTTLEAYSRPRANGVNAITIKEGDQLLDAKMTNGKCDIMIAIKSGKAIRFPEEKVRPMGRTASGVKGISLDNEGDEVIGMICIESGKSDVLVVSENGYGKRSSIEDYRITNRGGKGVKTINMTEKTGNLIALLDVTDEDNLMIINKSGLTIRLDVSTLRVMGRNTQGVRLINLRNDDAIAAVAKVSASKEENLPEEGQEGTEIAESNDEE; this is encoded by the coding sequence ATGGAAAACGTCGGAGAAAAAATTATCAAGATCAACATCGAGGAGGAGATGAAATCTTCGTACATTGACTATTCAATGTCGGTGATTGTGTCGCGTGCATTACCTGATGTTAGGGACGGTTTGAAACCGGTACAGAGAAGGGTATTATATGGAATGAGCGAATTGGGTGTTACGTCTGGTAAACCATTCAAAAAGTCAGCGAGAATCGTCGGAGAGGTACTCGGAAAGTACCACCCTCATGGTGATAGCTCGGTTTACATGGCGATGGTACGTATGGCCCAAAGTTGGTCTTTGCGTTATCCGCTGGTTGACGGGCAAGGAAACTTCGGTTCCGTGGATGGAGATAGCCCTGCGGCAATGCGTTATACTGAGGCTCGTTTGATGAAGGTAACCGAGGACACCTTGGTGGATTTGGATAAGGATACCGTGGACATGATTCCGAACTTCGACGAATCATTAAAAGAACCCAGCGTTCTACCCACCAGAATCCCCTTGCTGCTCGTGAATGGTGCATCCGGTATTGCTGTGGGTATGGCGACGAATATGCCTCCTCATAATCTAAGCGATACGGTAGACGCGATTTGTGCTTATATCGATGATCCGGATATAGAGATAGACGATTTGATCCGGATCATAAAAGCCCCCGATTTCCCCACGGGAGGAACAATTTACGGGTATGCCGGGGTGAAGGAAGCATATCATACGGGAAGAGGCCGCGTGGTTGTTCGTTCGAAAACATCTGTGGAAACAACTCCTCACGGACGGGAAAAACTGATCGTTCACGAAATACCTTATATGGTCAACAAGGCGGAATTGATTTCTCGCATTGCAGACTTGGTAAACGAGAAAAAAATAGATGGAATCTCTAATATCAATGACGAATCAGACCGTAGCGGTATGCGTATCGTGATTGATTTGAAAAAAGATGCCATTGCCAATGTCGTACTGAATACATTATTAAAACATACGGCTCTTCAAACTTCTTTCGGGGTAAACAACATCGCACTCGTTGGAGGTAGACCTCGTTTGTTGAATTTGAAGGACTTGATCCGGTTATTCGTAGAACATCGTCACGATGTCATTACACGCCGGACGCGATTTGAATTGAAACAAGCGGAAGATCGAGCTCATATTTTGGAAGGTTTAATCATTGCCAGTGATCATATTGACGAAGTGATCCGAATTATCCGGGCATCTAAAACTCCGGATGAAGCGAAAAACAATTTGATTGAACGCTTCTCCTTGACAGAAATTCAGGCTCGGGCGATTGTGGAAATGAGATTGCGTCAACTGACCGGTCTGGAGCAAGACAAGCTAAGAGCCGAGTATGACGACATCATGAAACTGATCGAGCATTTGAAGGAAATTTTGGCTAGTTTGGAATTAAGAATGCAAATTATCAAGGAAGAACTGCTTCAAGTAAAAGCTCAATATAGCGATGAACGTAAAACCGATATTGTTTATGCATCCGAAGAATTCAACCCGGAAGATTTTTATGCCGATGAAGAAATGGTGATCACCATTTCTCACATGGGATATATCAAACGGACACCATTATCTGAATACAAAGTTCAAAACCGCGGGGGAGTAGGTTCGAAAGGGTCGGCCACGAGAGATGAAGATTTCCTTGAACACATGATCATGGCCACGATGCATAACACCATGTTATTCTTCACGGAAAAAGGAAAATGTTTCTGGCTGAAAGTATGGGAAATCCCGGAAGGCACCAAACAATCCAAAGGTAGAGCTATCCAGAATCTGTTAAATATCGAGCCGGATGATAAGGTGAAAGCTTACATCAACATCCTCAATCTGAAAGACGAAGAGTATATTAATAATAACTATATCGTATTATGCTCTAAACAAGGTATTGTGAAAAAGACGACCTTGGAAGCCTATTCTCGTCCGAGAGCAAATGGTGTAAATGCCATTACAATTAAAGAAGGAGATCAATTACTGGATGCAAAAATGACCAATGGCAAATGTGACATCATGATTGCAATCAAATCCGGTAAAGCCATCCGTTTCCCGGAAGAAAAAGTTCGTCCCATGGGTAGAACGGCATCTGGGGTGAAAGGTATCTCGCTAGATAACGAAGGAGACGAGGTAATCGGTATGATTTGCATCGAATCCGGTAAATCCGACGTGTTGGTTGTTTCTGAAAATGGATATGGAAAACGCTCCAGTATAGAGGATTATCGTATCACCAATAGAGGTGGTAAGGGGGTTAAGACGATCAACATGACGGAAAAGACAGGAAATCTGATAGCCTTACTTGACGTTACGGATGAAGATAACTTGATGATTATTAACAAGTCTGGATTGACGATAAGACTGGATGTCAGCACTTTGAGAGTTATGGGACGTAACACGCAGGGAGTGAGATTAATTAATTTGAGAAATGATGATGCTATTGCCGCTGTAGCGAAAGTATCCGCTTCGAAAGAAGAGAATCTTCCGGAAGAAGGGCAGGAGGGAACGGAAATAGCAGAGTCAAACGATGAAGAATAA
- a CDS encoding tetratricopeptide repeat protein — MKRLSFIIALLLCVNISFAQKGKVTSAVSFFTQGKLDKAKELIDEAIGHENCVNWAKAYMVRGQIYQAIFETQDENYKKLSKDPLSVAWDSYQKVIQLDDKNKFEKDLKTQYANLVIDFTNQGVICYNQGMKTDDTKDFKDAVNNFKRVLEINESPLGSKKVDTTVIYNAGVAAHKAGDLDEAIKFYKKSLELNYEAGKIYAMVANILLGQSRAANEAGDSVTGKAKQEEAVNFLHEGHKLYPDDNYMLVELINYYLMGDTPAKAEEFLDAAIKQEPNKAEYYRAKGSLYEKLNQPEKAEAMYLKTLELNPNDFFAQYNLGNIHLNRVIEDHKVVQDIVDAKEYNAALDKIMDKYEAVIPYFEKALELNPNDSNTLSTLKELYFRLRTKNKVYQEKYDKTMEKLKSL, encoded by the coding sequence ATGAAAAGACTATCTTTTATCATTGCCCTTCTGCTTTGCGTGAATATATCTTTCGCGCAAAAGGGGAAAGTAACATCTGCTGTTAGCTTTTTCACGCAGGGAAAGCTGGATAAAGCGAAAGAACTGATAGATGAGGCTATTGGTCATGAGAATTGCGTAAACTGGGCGAAAGCCTATATGGTTAGAGGACAAATCTACCAAGCAATCTTCGAAACTCAAGATGAGAATTACAAAAAACTCTCCAAAGACCCGTTAAGCGTAGCGTGGGACTCTTATCAAAAAGTTATCCAACTGGACGATAAGAATAAATTTGAGAAAGATTTAAAGACTCAGTATGCAAACTTGGTTATAGACTTTACTAACCAAGGTGTTATTTGTTACAACCAAGGAATGAAAACAGATGATACCAAAGATTTTAAAGACGCTGTAAACAATTTCAAACGCGTATTGGAAATCAACGAATCTCCGTTAGGTTCTAAAAAAGTGGACACGACTGTCATCTATAATGCCGGAGTGGCTGCCCACAAAGCCGGAGATTTGGATGAAGCAATCAAATTCTACAAAAAATCTTTGGAATTAAACTATGAAGCCGGAAAGATTTACGCGATGGTAGCAAATATCCTTTTGGGACAAAGCCGTGCCGCTAATGAAGCCGGAGATTCTGTTACGGGAAAAGCAAAACAGGAAGAAGCTGTTAATTTCTTACACGAAGGACACAAATTATATCCGGATGATAACTACATGCTGGTTGAATTGATCAACTACTACTTGATGGGAGATACCCCGGCAAAAGCTGAAGAATTCTTGGATGCAGCCATCAAACAAGAGCCGAATAAAGCAGAATATTATAGAGCTAAAGGATCTTTATACGAGAAATTGAATCAACCAGAAAAGGCTGAAGCCATGTATCTCAAGACGTTGGAGCTAAATCCAAATGACTTCTTCGCACAATACAACTTAGGGAATATTCACTTAAACCGGGTTATTGAAGATCATAAAGTTGTACAGGATATCGTTGATGCAAAGGAATATAATGCCGCATTGGACAAAATTATGGATAAATACGAGGCCGTAATTCCTTATTTTGAAAAAGCATTGGAATTAAATCCTAATGACAGTAACACGTTGTCTACTTTGAAAGAATTATATTTCCGCTTGAGAACAAAAAATAAAGTTTATCAAGAGAAATATGACAAAACAATGGAGAAGTTAAAAAGCTTGTAA
- a CDS encoding SDR family oxidoreductase, with amino-acid sequence MQNKVVIITGASSGIGKALVYEFAKRGAKISMGARNLDELQKIETDLKAQGVDALSVQTDVTQEADCKNLIEKTVERFGKIDVLVNNAGISMRALFVDLELDVIRRLMDVNFWGTVYCTKFALPYILKTKGSLVGIISVAGFLGLPGRTGYSASKFAVRGFLNTLRVENLKKGLHVLVAAPGFTASNIRKTALVADGRQQGDSPRAEDKMMSAERCAQIIVNGVVKRKREIVMTLVEGKISVFLSKWFPSLLDKLAYSHMAKEPDSPFK; translated from the coding sequence ATGCAAAATAAAGTTGTAATTATTACAGGAGCTTCTTCTGGCATCGGTAAAGCACTTGTTTATGAATTTGCAAAACGTGGTGCAAAAATTTCCATGGGTGCTCGGAATTTAGATGAATTACAAAAAATCGAGACAGATTTGAAAGCGCAAGGTGTTGATGCTCTTTCCGTTCAAACAGACGTTACTCAAGAGGCAGATTGTAAAAATCTAATTGAAAAAACGGTTGAGCGATTTGGTAAAATTGATGTTCTTGTAAATAATGCCGGAATATCCATGCGTGCACTATTTGTGGATTTGGAATTGGATGTCATACGTCGTTTAATGGACGTGAATTTTTGGGGAACGGTTTATTGTACCAAATTCGCGCTACCCTATATATTAAAAACGAAAGGTAGTTTAGTCGGGATTATTTCTGTTGCCGGCTTTTTGGGGTTACCCGGCAGAACCGGATATTCTGCCAGCAAATTTGCCGTGCGCGGATTCTTGAACACATTGCGGGTCGAAAACTTAAAGAAAGGATTGCATGTCCTTGTTGCTGCACCCGGATTCACGGCTTCTAATATACGGAAAACAGCTTTAGTCGCTGACGGCCGTCAACAAGGCGATAGTCCGCGGGCTGAAGACAAAATGATGAGTGCAGAAAGATGTGCCCAAATAATTGTGAATGGCGTTGTGAAACGTAAACGGGAAATCGTGATGACACTGGTTGAAGGAAAAATATCCGTCTTCTTAAGCAAATGGTTCCCTAGCTTATTGGACAAACTTGCTTACAGCCACATGGCTAAAGAGCCCGATTCACCATTTAAATAA
- a CDS encoding DUF3078 domain-containing protein, producing the protein MRNLVLVTFIFLISITSLFAQKREHTRVMPKLSSSRVLPLKHNKIDSLYHTRPQLKYIYLHHKNQHIDDPHVRYALENLKKERMKYYELYKAINTLSDYAENEHIKYMLNYVRNYFETVQAKEEAIHQIQDRIKKDSIEFYKEHPEDSIHYDKLLNQNLKTLLSFMEQDVNYQWMKEKSRDSVQITLLSASNHPKNLWLNTGKTQYYRFMAENFIGDTIGTWVKVMPRGNQLKFFLDENVYQYQKYSEPKEIIKECLLESSDSIYFVLSEMNVGPISRRYWMYYSDVTFSFGQGFISSNWASGGENSLSILSDLKYFATYKKNNTTWENSIRYRLGALKSGSEDLSKNEDKLELQSKLGIKAFKHWNYATQFDMNTVLFKAKNNPNKEVVAAFLTPGNFTLSLGLDYKPKSNISLYLSPIAGQWVYMRDTNLVAPKRYGLEAGKKFKSDAGAKVELKNQHEFFKFLKIDNHLIIFSSYYEQPEKLTMDWRLTLNFKINYFMQTSIYANAVYNQNDSKKIQLKQTLNLGVYFRF; encoded by the coding sequence ATGAGAAATCTTGTACTTGTCACTTTTATATTTCTAATATCCATAACTTCCCTTTTTGCCCAGAAAAGAGAACATACACGTGTTATGCCTAAATTGTCATCTTCTCGCGTGTTACCCTTGAAACATAACAAAATAGATTCTCTTTATCATACTCGTCCTCAACTCAAATACATTTATTTGCATCATAAAAATCAACATATTGATGATCCGCACGTTCGCTATGCTTTGGAAAACTTGAAAAAAGAAAGAATGAAATATTATGAGTTATACAAGGCCATCAATACATTAAGTGATTACGCTGAAAATGAACATATTAAATATATGCTCAATTACGTGAGGAACTATTTTGAAACCGTACAGGCAAAAGAAGAAGCTATTCATCAGATTCAGGACCGTATAAAAAAAGATAGTATCGAATTCTATAAAGAACATCCAGAAGATTCCATACATTACGATAAATTGTTAAACCAGAATTTGAAGACATTACTCTCCTTTATGGAGCAGGATGTGAATTATCAATGGATGAAGGAAAAAAGTCGTGATTCCGTACAAATCACCTTATTGTCAGCCTCTAACCATCCTAAAAACTTGTGGCTAAACACGGGAAAAACACAATATTATCGCTTTATGGCAGAGAACTTTATTGGTGACACGATCGGTACTTGGGTAAAAGTAATGCCGCGGGGAAATCAACTGAAATTCTTTCTGGATGAAAATGTTTATCAATATCAGAAATATTCTGAACCCAAAGAAATTATTAAAGAATGCCTTCTAGAATCCTCTGATTCAATATATTTTGTACTGTCGGAAATGAATGTCGGTCCCATATCCCGAAGGTACTGGATGTACTATTCCGATGTCACTTTTTCTTTTGGACAAGGGTTTATTAGTAGCAACTGGGCCAGCGGTGGTGAAAACTCGCTATCCATTCTCTCTGACTTAAAGTATTTTGCAACGTATAAAAAGAATAACACAACGTGGGAAAACTCGATCCGTTATCGCCTGGGAGCCTTAAAAAGCGGTAGTGAAGACTTGAGTAAAAATGAAGATAAATTGGAACTCCAATCGAAACTGGGAATAAAAGCTTTTAAACATTGGAACTACGCCACGCAGTTCGATATGAATACCGTGTTGTTCAAAGCAAAAAACAACCCGAATAAAGAAGTCGTTGCAGCCTTTTTAACACCTGGAAATTTCACCTTGTCTTTGGGTTTGGACTATAAACCCAAGAGTAACATTTCTTTGTACCTGTCTCCTATCGCCGGACAATGGGTATATATGCGTGATACAAACCTTGTCGCACCCAAGCGTTATGGATTGGAAGCAGGGAAAAAATTCAAAAGTGATGCCGGTGCTAAAGTTGAATTGAAAAACCAGCATGAATTCTTTAAATTCTTAAAAATTGACAATCATCTGATTATATTCTCCAGTTACTATGAACAACCGGAAAAATTGACAATGGACTGGCGACTGACGCTGAATTTTAAAATCAATTATTTCATGCAGACCTCCATTTACGCCAATGCCGTTTACAATCAGAATGATTCTAAAAAGATACAATTAAAACAGACATTAAACTTAGGAGTTTACTTTAGATTTTAA
- a CDS encoding nucleoid-associated protein: MMNFESCEINNIVIHDIGNKYEDGKLRFSEACFLPDDMDVHNLLKSYFLAPFKKDAYFRFAPIEDNLYHNLVYNAINSIFEDNTNFYEASLNIAQHLFDQSNHPNIKAGELYMVHFKNCVLEEGPCDAIGIFKSETKDTFLKIIMNDNSYQLESESGINIKKLDKACLVFNIESENGYRVSILDKTNSTEAVYWTTDFLGLEQCEDNYFQTSNYLKLCKDFVQEVYNQENDIPKADQIDMLNRSIDYFKKADTFNENLFKEEVVSDPQIIDAFENFKNYYEEKNELALKDQFDVSNSAVKDEKKYFKHVLKLDKNFHVYIHGQKKYIEKGYDSDRDMNYYKLYFREEN, from the coding sequence ATGATGAATTTTGAATCCTGCGAGATCAACAATATCGTGATCCATGATATCGGTAATAAGTACGAGGACGGCAAATTGCGTTTCTCGGAAGCTTGTTTCTTACCGGATGATATGGATGTTCACAACCTACTTAAAAGTTATTTTCTTGCACCTTTTAAAAAGGATGCTTATTTCCGCTTTGCCCCTATCGAGGATAACTTATACCATAATTTGGTGTATAATGCGATAAATTCCATATTTGAAGATAACACGAATTTTTACGAGGCTTCGTTAAATATTGCACAGCATCTATTCGACCAGTCGAACCATCCGAACATAAAAGCCGGAGAGTTATACATGGTCCATTTCAAAAACTGCGTGCTGGAAGAAGGACCTTGTGATGCTATCGGTATTTTCAAATCAGAAACGAAGGATACTTTCCTGAAAATCATCATGAATGATAATAGTTATCAGCTGGAAAGCGAATCGGGAATCAATATCAAGAAATTAGATAAGGCCTGTTTGGTATTCAATATTGAGAGTGAAAACGGTTATCGGGTAAGCATTTTGGACAAGACCAATTCCACGGAAGCAGTTTACTGGACGACTGATTTTTTAGGATTGGAACAATGTGAGGATAACTATTTCCAGACATCCAACTATTTGAAACTCTGCAAAGATTTTGTTCAGGAGGTTTATAACCAGGAAAATGATATTCCGAAAGCTGACCAAATTGATATGCTTAATCGCTCTATTGATTACTTTAAAAAAGCAGATACATTCAATGAAAACTTGTTCAAAGAAGAAGTGGTCTCCGATCCGCAAATCATCGATGCTTTTGAGAATTTCAAAAACTATTATGAAGAAAAGAACGAACTCGCGTTAAAAGACCAATTTGATGTATCCAACAGTGCGGTAAAAGATGAAAAAAAATACTTTAAGCACGTGTTGAAATTGGACAAAAACTTTCATGTTTATATTCACGGACAAAAGAAATACATCGAGAAAGGGTACGACTCGGACCGGGATATGAATTATTACAAGTTATATTTTAGAGAAGAAAACTAA
- the mltG gene encoding endolytic transglycosylase MltG, with protein MSKKIRNIVIILGILVVAVGICAGLGYYYILAPNTNVKDDGIIYLRDNSTLSQVLDALRRYGYIENTHTPGVVARLKRFTSPVKSGRYKIRDKMNNNELINMFRSGNQYPVYFTFNNMRTLDEFAGKAHEELNTSKEELLTLLKDADVLADLGFDTTTIMAMFIPNTYQIYWNTPALDLLKRMKKEYHRFWNEDRMAKASAIGLSPEQVITLASIIEEETVKAEEYPVIAGVYINRLNRGIKLDACPTLKFVLGDFTISRILDRYLKINSPYNTYMYAGLPPGPIRMASIKVIDSVLNYQKHDYLYFCAKSDFSGYHNFSKTLRQHNIYAREYHQELNKRKIWK; from the coding sequence ATGAGCAAAAAAATCAGGAACATCGTTATCATATTAGGTATATTGGTCGTTGCCGTTGGCATCTGTGCGGGATTAGGATATTATTATATTCTGGCTCCAAACACGAATGTCAAGGATGACGGTATTATTTACTTGCGGGATAACAGTACCCTATCACAGGTGCTCGACGCCCTGCGAAGATATGGGTATATCGAAAATACCCACACCCCCGGTGTGGTCGCCAGACTGAAACGTTTTACTTCACCCGTGAAATCCGGAAGGTATAAAATTCGGGACAAAATGAACAATAATGAATTGATCAACATGTTTCGGTCCGGAAACCAATACCCGGTTTACTTCACCTTTAATAATATGCGGACGCTGGATGAATTTGCCGGGAAAGCTCATGAAGAATTAAATACCTCCAAAGAAGAATTGCTAACCCTGTTGAAAGATGCTGATGTGCTCGCCGATTTAGGATTTGATACTACCACGATCATGGCCATGTTTATTCCTAATACCTACCAGATCTATTGGAACACCCCGGCTCTTGATCTGTTGAAACGAATGAAAAAAGAATACCATCGTTTCTGGAATGAAGACCGGATGGCAAAAGCATCGGCAATTGGACTTTCCCCGGAACAAGTAATTACGTTGGCCTCGATCATTGAAGAAGAGACCGTGAAAGCAGAGGAGTACCCCGTCATCGCGGGCGTTTACATCAATCGACTGAACCGGGGAATCAAATTGGATGCTTGTCCGACACTTAAATTCGTACTGGGAGATTTCACGATAAGTCGTATTCTGGATCGTTACCTGAAGATAAATTCACCCTACAATACATATATGTACGCCGGGCTTCCCCCGGGACCGATCCGGATGGCTTCCATCAAGGTCATTGATAGCGTGTTGAATTATCAAAAGCATGATTATCTGTATTTCTGCGCTAAAAGTGACTTTTCCGGCTACCACAACTTCTCGAAAACACTCCGCCAGCATAACATCTATGCCCGGGAGTACCATCAAGAATTGAACAAACGGAAGATATGGAAGTAA
- the rpsF gene encoding 30S ribosomal protein S6 produces MNHYETVFITTPVLSEIQVKEAVEKFKAVITENGGNIEHEEAWGLRKLAYPIQKKTTGFYHLIQFEGEGTLVNKLETSYRRDEKVIRFLTFRLDKYAYEYALKRRAKNQVKQEEK; encoded by the coding sequence TTGAATCATTACGAAACCGTTTTCATCACAACTCCCGTTTTATCTGAAATACAGGTAAAGGAAGCGGTAGAAAAATTCAAAGCTGTTATTACCGAGAATGGCGGTAATATCGAGCACGAGGAGGCTTGGGGTCTACGCAAGCTGGCTTATCCAATCCAAAAGAAAACGACAGGTTTTTATCACTTAATCCAATTCGAAGGAGAAGGTACACTAGTTAATAAACTGGAAACTTCTTACAGACGTGACGAAAAAGTGATTCGTTTCTTGACGTTCAGATTAGACAAGTATGCTTACGAGTATGCATTGAAAAGAAGAGCTAAAAATCAAGTAAAACAAGAGGAGAAATAA
- the rpsR gene encoding 30S ribosomal protein S18 — translation MAQNESEIRYLTPPTVEIKKKKYCRFKKAKIKFIDYKDPEFLKKFLNEQGKILPRRITGTSVKYQKKVATAVKRARHLALLPYLTDLMK, via the coding sequence ATGGCACAGAACGAAAGCGAAATTAGATATTTAACCCCCCCAACGGTTGAAATCAAAAAGAAAAAGTACTGTCGATTCAAAAAAGCAAAAATCAAATTCATCGACTACAAAGATCCGGAATTTTTAAAGAAATTCTTGAATGAACAAGGAAAGATTCTTCCTAGAAGAATTACCGGAACTTCTGTGAAGTACCAAAAGAAAGTAGCAACCGCTGTGAAGAGAGCAAGACATCTTGCTTTGTTGCCCTACTTAACCGACTTGATGAAATAA
- the rplI gene encoding 50S ribosomal protein L9, with product MEIILLTDIANLGHKDDIVDVKQGYGRNYLIPQGYAILATPSARKVVAENLRQRAHKEAKLKAEAEELAAKLAEVKLTIGAKTSSTGKIFGSVNSIMISESLKEKGFDIDRKKIVLKDVKEVGTYTALIKLHREVKVDVEFEVVSE from the coding sequence ATGGAGATAATATTATTGACAGACATAGCCAACTTAGGACATAAGGATGACATCGTTGATGTAAAACAAGGTTACGGACGTAACTACCTTATCCCTCAAGGTTACGCTATTTTAGCAACACCTTCTGCTAGAAAAGTTGTTGCAGAGAATTTAAGACAAAGAGCTCACAAAGAAGCTAAATTGAAAGCAGAGGCAGAAGAATTAGCAGCAAAATTGGCTGAGGTAAAACTTACGATCGGGGCTAAAACCAGCTCTACCGGTAAGATCTTCGGTTCTGTTAACAGCATCATGATTTCTGAAAGTTTGAAGGAGAAAGGTTTCGACATCGACCGGAAGAAGATCGTGCTGAAAGATGTAAAAGAAGTTGGAACTTATACCGCTCTTATCAAACTTCACAGAGAAGTGAAAGTTGATGTTGAGTTCGAAGTAGTTTCAGAATAA